Proteins from one Polynucleobacter wuianus genomic window:
- a CDS encoding phosphoribosylanthranilate isomerase yields MGLLTYSPGRTRVKICGLKTSADIDAAVSAGVDAVGFVFYPPSVRAVSPNIAAKLISRLPAGVDAVGLVVNATDEEFAAIRAAASITLWQFHGDEIPQRCAQLAQGEPWMKAARVGAGFAFDDFSLQYRDANAFLLDALVEGYGGGGVPFDWQGIPQTWVSENAPRVVLSGGLNTHNVGEAIARLHPCAVDVSSGVESSRGVKDSALMDEFVKAVRAADAKASSQ; encoded by the coding sequence ATGGGCTTACTGACATATTCTCCGGGGCGAACCCGGGTCAAAATCTGCGGTTTAAAGACCTCAGCAGACATTGATGCGGCCGTTTCGGCTGGTGTGGATGCGGTGGGCTTTGTCTTTTATCCACCCAGTGTTCGGGCGGTTAGCCCTAATATCGCTGCCAAGCTAATTTCTAGGTTGCCAGCCGGGGTAGATGCGGTTGGATTAGTTGTAAACGCCACAGATGAGGAGTTTGCTGCTATTCGTGCCGCTGCTTCGATCACTTTATGGCAGTTTCATGGGGATGAGATCCCCCAAAGATGCGCCCAATTAGCCCAAGGCGAGCCATGGATGAAGGCTGCACGTGTAGGTGCAGGCTTCGCTTTTGACGATTTTTCCCTACAATACAGGGATGCAAACGCTTTTCTGCTGGATGCCCTCGTGGAGGGATACGGTGGCGGAGGCGTCCCTTTTGATTGGCAAGGAATTCCACAGACATGGGTAAGCGAAAACGCGCCTCGGGTCGTTTTGAGTGGTGGATTGAACACGCACAACGTGGGCGAGGCAATTGCACGCCTGCATCCTTGCGCAGTTGACGTCAGTAGTGGCGTAGAAAGCAGCAGGGGTGTTAAAGATTCTGCGCTCATGGATGAATTTGTTAAAGCAGTGCGCGCAGCAGATGCCAAAGCATCATCCCAATAA
- a CDS encoding FimV/HubP family polar landmark protein has protein sequence MSRSTQLCFLKVLCFVWLSWACTAWAVSLGSPQLQSRPGEPLRVEIPIRITADEKSALESLKVSLPSKGSYERLGVSQKILDLNPQAMVYRNRAEQLMVLVETVNSVPMTDDPFLDLLVTLNWSSGSITKTFTLLVGDAQKVVVKPGETLSEIAALMAPQLEGATLDQTIMALYKANPDAFASGSINRLAAGAELNKPSQALLRSISPAEANQFVADANEQWRSEQDAKGSRSEGSKSGETKSAESAAKDRLKIGSSAEGNEQERRYTENLVAQEKELEQAKARVAELEKNIADLQSLLEKSKEKKAVENNFGLGGFGPAILAIGLIGLTGLLLWGLARNARRSEAPSFEANGPVTTKVAASPALEIPERTKALFAGIDLDLSKPAKEVPIEVAKFIPTADGNPLADTLRVKLNLARAYITIEDFSAAKKSLEEVLRVSNSVDPAITIEAQGLLAELSHRNA, from the coding sequence ATGTCACGTTCTACCCAACTTTGCTTCTTAAAAGTACTTTGCTTTGTCTGGCTAAGTTGGGCATGCACAGCTTGGGCGGTATCGCTAGGTTCACCTCAACTACAGTCACGCCCTGGCGAGCCACTACGTGTAGAAATACCGATCCGCATTACTGCGGACGAGAAGAGTGCACTAGAGTCTCTAAAGGTTTCCTTACCAAGCAAAGGGTCCTACGAGCGATTGGGCGTTTCACAAAAGATTCTGGATCTCAATCCGCAGGCGATGGTCTATCGTAATCGCGCTGAGCAACTCATGGTCTTAGTAGAGACTGTTAATTCTGTGCCGATGACTGACGATCCATTCTTGGATCTCTTGGTTACTCTCAATTGGTCTAGTGGCAGCATTACCAAAACCTTTACATTATTGGTTGGTGATGCGCAAAAGGTTGTTGTGAAGCCTGGTGAGACACTATCTGAGATTGCTGCACTGATGGCTCCTCAACTAGAGGGTGCAACCCTTGATCAAACCATTATGGCTTTATATAAGGCAAACCCAGATGCCTTTGCAAGTGGCAGTATTAATCGCTTAGCGGCAGGAGCGGAGCTTAATAAACCCAGTCAAGCACTCTTGCGCTCTATCAGTCCAGCCGAAGCAAATCAGTTTGTAGCTGACGCTAATGAACAGTGGCGCTCTGAGCAGGATGCTAAGGGATCCCGTTCCGAAGGTTCTAAATCAGGAGAAACTAAATCAGCTGAATCTGCTGCCAAAGATCGCTTAAAGATTGGTTCTAGCGCTGAGGGCAATGAGCAAGAGCGTCGCTATACCGAAAACTTGGTGGCTCAAGAAAAAGAATTAGAACAAGCTAAAGCCAGAGTTGCAGAGCTTGAAAAGAATATTGCTGACTTGCAAAGCCTCTTGGAAAAATCGAAAGAGAAAAAAGCAGTTGAAAATAATTTTGGCTTAGGTGGTTTTGGTCCGGCAATCTTGGCAATTGGCTTGATTGGATTAACGGGGCTTCTGTTGTGGGGATTGGCACGCAACGCCCGTCGTTCAGAGGCGCCCTCATTTGAAGCTAATGGTCCGGTAACTACTAAGGTGGCTGCATCTCCTGCATTAGAAATTCCTGAGCGTACTAAGGCGCTTTTTGCTGGCATTGACCTTGATCTCTCGAAACCGGCTAAAGAAGTTCCAATTGAAGTTGCAAAATTTATTCCAACAGCAGATGGTAATCCATTAGCAGACACATTGCGCGTGAAACTCAACCTCGCGCGTGCCTATATCACGATTGAAGATTTTTCAGCGGCCAAGAAATCTTTAGAAGAAGTCTTGCGTGTAAGCAATTCAGTTGATCCAGCAATCACCATTGAAGCTCAGGGCTTACTAGCGGAGCTCTCGCACCGCAATGCCTAG
- the leuD gene encoding 3-isopropylmalate dehydratase small subunit, protein MEKFTVYKGLVAPLNRENVDTDAIIPKQFLKSIKKTGFGQNLFDEWRYLDHGEPGQDCSNRPINPDFVLNQPRYKGAGILLARKNFGCGSSREHAPWALDQFGFRAVIAPSFADIFYNNCFKNGLLPIVLTEIQVDHLFNETMAFNGYQLTIDLEAQQVITPDGTAYSFDVAPFRKYCLLNGLDDIGLTLRHADKIKAYEAERILKMPWLATQLP, encoded by the coding sequence ATGGAAAAATTTACGGTATACAAAGGTTTGGTTGCTCCGTTAAATCGTGAGAACGTGGATACCGACGCCATCATCCCAAAACAGTTTTTGAAGTCGATTAAGAAGACAGGTTTTGGTCAAAACTTATTTGATGAATGGCGTTACTTAGATCATGGCGAGCCTGGTCAAGATTGCAGTAATCGCCCAATTAATCCTGACTTCGTGCTGAATCAGCCTCGCTATAAAGGTGCCGGCATTCTTTTGGCCCGCAAAAATTTTGGTTGCGGAAGTTCCCGTGAACATGCCCCTTGGGCATTGGATCAGTTTGGCTTTAGAGCGGTAATTGCTCCGAGTTTTGCTGACATTTTCTACAACAACTGTTTCAAAAACGGCCTTTTACCGATCGTTTTGACGGAAATTCAGGTTGACCACCTTTTCAATGAAACCATGGCATTTAATGGCTATCAGTTGACTATTGACCTGGAGGCACAGCAGGTCATCACCCCCGATGGCACCGCTTATAGCTTCGATGTAGCCCCATTTAGGAAGTATTGCCTCCTCAATGGTCTGGACGATATTGGCTTAACTCTGCGCCATGCAGATAAAATTAAGGCTTATGAAGCTGAGCGCATCCTCAAGATGCCTTGGCTTGCAACTCAATTGCCGTAA
- the truA gene encoding tRNA pseudouridine(38-40) synthase TruA — MRIALGLQYDGSPYAGWQVQHNQNTVQAELEKAITAFIGEEAIKHPVHTITAGRTDAGVHALGQVVHFDTHVEREDFSWVRGVNSFLPGSIVVNWAKVVPEEFSARFSAFERTYIYALHAGPCRSPLMNERAGYVLLPPNQWFDVDTMRQAAQCLIGEHDFSSFRSSECQSKTPVKTMYTIDIISDEPWLYFRMRGNAFLHHMVRNLVGCFLQIGRGRQNPEWMAQLLAAKDRKLAAPTFMPDGLYLAKIAYPEQFAIPAPWLANSWIPSEIIRT, encoded by the coding sequence ATGCGAATAGCGCTCGGTCTCCAATACGACGGTAGTCCCTATGCTGGCTGGCAAGTTCAGCACAATCAAAATACTGTTCAAGCAGAATTAGAAAAAGCGATTACCGCTTTTATTGGCGAGGAAGCTATCAAGCATCCCGTCCATACGATTACTGCTGGCAGAACTGATGCAGGGGTTCATGCTCTAGGGCAGGTTGTTCATTTCGATACCCATGTAGAGCGCGAAGATTTTTCTTGGGTAAGGGGTGTCAATTCTTTTTTGCCTGGCTCAATTGTTGTTAACTGGGCAAAAGTCGTTCCCGAAGAATTTAGTGCACGCTTCTCCGCATTTGAGCGCACATATATTTATGCCTTGCATGCGGGACCGTGTCGCTCGCCACTGATGAATGAGCGCGCAGGCTATGTATTGCTACCACCCAATCAATGGTTCGATGTGGATACCATGAGGCAGGCCGCACAGTGCCTGATTGGCGAACATGATTTTTCTTCATTTCGGTCTTCTGAGTGTCAAAGCAAGACGCCAGTGAAAACGATGTATACGATTGACATCATCTCAGATGAGCCATGGCTTTATTTCCGAATGAGAGGCAATGCATTTTTGCATCACATGGTGCGCAATCTCGTTGGTTGCTTTTTGCAGATCGGACGAGGAAGGCAAAACCCTGAGTGGATGGCGCAATTATTGGCTGCCAAGGACCGCAAGCTCGCTGCACCAACATTCATGCCTGATGGCCTGTATTTAGCCAAAATCGCCTATCCAGAGCAATTTGCTATTCCGGCGCCCTGGTTAGCAAACTCCTGGATCCCTTCCGAGATCATTCGGACCTAG
- the trpB gene encoding tryptophan synthase subunit beta encodes MYDKPDARGHFGPYGGVFVSETLMYALEELKEAYAKYQYDPEFIEEFHYELKHFVGRPSPVYHAKRWSEMLGGAQIYLKREDLNHTGAHKINNVIGQAMLAKRMGKPRIIAETGAGQHGVATATICARFGLDCTVYQGSVDVARQAQNVFRMKLLGAKVVPVESGTKTLKDALNEAMRDWVTNVDNTFYIIGTVAGPHPYPMMVRDFQSVIGEECKVQMPEMTGRQPDYVLACVGGGSNAMGIFYPYIDFPEVKLVGVEAAGHGLGSGLHSAALCVGKPGVLHGNRTYLLQDENGQISETHSVSAGMDYPGVGPEHAWLKDSGRADYVAITDEEALKAFHDCCQIEGIIPALESSHAIAYACKLAKTLPKDKTILVNLSGRGDKDMHTVAQATGSEG; translated from the coding sequence ATGTACGACAAGCCAGATGCACGAGGACACTTCGGTCCTTACGGCGGTGTGTTTGTTTCTGAGACGTTGATGTATGCATTGGAAGAACTCAAAGAGGCCTATGCAAAATATCAATACGATCCAGAGTTCATTGAAGAGTTTCATTACGAGCTCAAACATTTCGTTGGCCGTCCTTCACCGGTTTATCACGCCAAGCGTTGGAGCGAAATGCTCGGCGGTGCACAGATCTACCTCAAGCGTGAAGACTTAAACCACACGGGTGCCCACAAGATTAATAATGTGATTGGTCAAGCAATGCTTGCCAAGCGCATGGGTAAGCCTCGCATCATCGCTGAGACCGGAGCAGGGCAGCACGGTGTTGCTACGGCAACGATCTGCGCGCGTTTTGGTTTGGACTGTACGGTTTATCAAGGTTCAGTGGATGTAGCCCGCCAAGCACAGAACGTTTTTCGCATGAAGCTTTTGGGTGCAAAGGTTGTTCCAGTGGAGTCTGGCACGAAGACCTTAAAAGATGCCCTCAATGAAGCCATGCGCGATTGGGTAACCAACGTAGACAACACTTTCTACATTATCGGTACAGTTGCAGGACCTCATCCATATCCAATGATGGTGCGTGATTTTCAAAGCGTGATTGGTGAAGAGTGCAAAGTACAAATGCCAGAGATGACAGGTCGTCAACCTGACTACGTATTAGCATGTGTTGGTGGTGGCTCAAATGCCATGGGTATTTTCTACCCATATATTGATTTTCCGGAAGTGAAATTGGTTGGCGTTGAAGCAGCAGGTCATGGCCTTGGTAGTGGATTGCATTCTGCCGCACTGTGCGTTGGTAAGCCTGGCGTATTGCATGGCAACCGTACATACCTCTTGCAAGATGAAAATGGTCAGATCTCTGAAACCCATTCCGTTTCTGCTGGTATGGACTATCCAGGTGTTGGTCCTGAACATGCATGGCTAAAAGACTCTGGTCGTGCTGACTACGTTGCGATTACTGACGAGGAAGCCTTAAAAGCGTTCCATGATTGCTGTCAAATTGAGGGCATCATTCCAGCGCTGGAGTCTTCTCATGCGATTGCCTATGCCTGCAAGCTTGCTAAGACCCTACCAAAAGACAAGACCATCTTGGTAAACCTGTCTGGTCGCGGTGATAAGGATATGCATACTGTTGCCCAAGCAACAGGATCAGAAGGCTAG
- the trpA gene encoding tryptophan synthase subunit alpha produces MSKITALFKELKATGKKGLIPFITAGDPDPKMTVELMHALVRGGSSVIELGVPFSDPMADGPVIQRSSERALTHGVTLHSCLEMVKEFRKKDSTTPVVLMGYANPVEQMGAERFATEAKAAGVDGVLVVDYPPEECVDFAARMRVAGIDPIFLLAPTSSHERIKEAAKIASGYIYYVSMRGVTGASHLNTQDVASIIPKIREETDIPIAVGFGISDAASAKAVSTSADAVVIGSRIIRLLEDAPPGQAVQSLENFIREIRDALDS; encoded by the coding sequence ATGTCCAAAATTACTGCACTCTTTAAAGAATTAAAAGCAACTGGCAAAAAGGGATTGATTCCTTTTATTACTGCAGGTGACCCTGATCCAAAAATGACGGTTGAGTTGATGCATGCATTGGTGCGTGGCGGCTCAAGTGTGATTGAGTTAGGTGTACCGTTCTCTGATCCGATGGCTGATGGTCCTGTGATTCAAAGATCATCAGAGCGTGCATTGACGCATGGCGTCACTTTGCATTCCTGCTTGGAGATGGTCAAAGAGTTTCGTAAAAAAGATTCGACAACTCCCGTAGTGTTAATGGGTTATGCCAATCCTGTTGAGCAAATGGGTGCAGAGCGTTTTGCAACCGAAGCAAAAGCAGCGGGGGTTGATGGTGTATTGGTAGTCGATTACCCGCCGGAAGAGTGCGTTGATTTTGCAGCACGTATGCGTGTTGCTGGAATTGATCCCATTTTCTTGTTAGCACCAACTTCATCACACGAGCGCATTAAAGAAGCAGCCAAAATTGCTTCTGGTTATATTTACTACGTATCCATGCGCGGGGTGACTGGCGCATCCCACCTCAACACTCAGGATGTGGCCAGCATCATCCCTAAAATCCGCGAGGAGACTGATATTCCGATCGCGGTAGGCTTTGGTATTAGCGATGCTGCTAGCGCTAAAGCGGTCTCTACTAGCGCTGATGCGGTGGTGATAGGCAGTCGAATTATTCGTCTTTTGGAGGATGCGCCCCCAGGGCAGGCAGTACAATCATTGGAAAACTTCATTCGTGAGA
- the leuC gene encoding 3-isopropylmalate dehydratase large subunit, with protein sequence MSRTLYDKLWDDHVVYSEEDGTATIYIDRQLLHEVTSPQAFEGLNLAGRPVWRISANLAVSDHNVPTTDRSQGITDPISKLQVDTLDQNCDAFGITQYKMNDTRQGIVHVIGPEQGATLPGMTVVCGDSHTSTHGAFGALAFGIGTSEVEHVLATQTLLMKKSKNMLVRVDGRLQPGSTAKDIVLAVIGKIGTAGGTGYTIEFAGEAIRNLSMEGRMTLCNMAIEAGARSGLVAVDETTIEYIQGRPYAPKGPALLQAMQYWRTLHSDADAKFDAVVELRAEEIAPQVTWGTSPEMVLSISDRVPDPEKERDPNKRSAMERALEYMNLIPNTPLSSISVDKVFIGSCTNSRIEDIRAAAKVVDRIGKKVAANVKLALVVPGSGLVKAQAEREGLDRIFKAAGFEWREPGCSMCLAMNADRLEPGERCASTSNRNFEGRQGNGGRTHLVSPAMAAAAAIEGHFVDIRKIS encoded by the coding sequence ATGTCTCGTACGCTTTATGACAAATTGTGGGATGACCACGTTGTTTACTCTGAAGAGGATGGCACAGCCACGATTTACATCGACCGTCAATTACTGCATGAGGTAACCAGCCCTCAGGCATTTGAAGGTTTGAATCTGGCTGGTCGTCCAGTATGGCGCATCTCTGCCAACTTAGCGGTTTCCGATCACAACGTTCCAACGACGGATCGTTCCCAAGGCATCACTGACCCGATTTCTAAGTTGCAAGTTGATACCTTGGATCAAAACTGTGATGCATTTGGTATTACGCAATACAAGATGAACGATACCCGCCAAGGGATTGTTCACGTCATCGGACCAGAGCAGGGTGCGACCTTGCCTGGTATGACTGTGGTTTGTGGTGATTCGCATACCAGCACACACGGTGCTTTCGGTGCTTTGGCTTTTGGTATTGGAACATCGGAAGTTGAGCATGTTCTAGCAACCCAAACATTGCTCATGAAAAAGAGCAAAAATATGTTGGTACGCGTAGACGGTCGTTTGCAGCCAGGTTCTACTGCAAAAGATATTGTCTTAGCGGTCATCGGCAAGATTGGAACTGCAGGCGGAACGGGTTACACCATTGAGTTTGCTGGTGAAGCGATTCGTAATTTATCTATGGAAGGTCGCATGACCCTCTGCAACATGGCGATTGAAGCGGGCGCACGTTCTGGCTTAGTCGCAGTTGATGAAACCACAATTGAATACATTCAAGGTCGTCCATATGCACCGAAAGGCCCAGCACTATTGCAAGCAATGCAGTACTGGAGAACCTTGCATTCTGATGCGGACGCGAAGTTTGATGCTGTAGTCGAATTGCGCGCAGAAGAAATTGCGCCACAAGTAACTTGGGGAACATCTCCTGAGATGGTGCTTTCGATCAGTGACCGTGTTCCTGATCCAGAAAAAGAGCGCGATCCAAATAAACGTTCAGCTATGGAGCGTGCTTTGGAGTATATGAATCTCATTCCAAATACACCGCTGAGTAGTATCTCTGTAGACAAAGTATTTATTGGCTCATGTACAAATAGTCGGATTGAAGATATTCGTGCTGCTGCCAAAGTGGTCGATCGCATTGGTAAAAAGGTAGCAGCTAATGTGAAGTTGGCATTAGTAGTACCTGGCTCTGGTTTGGTAAAAGCCCAAGCTGAGCGTGAAGGTTTAGATCGCATTTTTAAGGCCGCTGGCTTTGAATGGCGTGAGCCTGGTTGCTCCATGTGTTTGGCGATGAATGCTGATCGCTTAGAGCCTGGTGAGCGTTGTGCGTCCACTTCTAACCGGAACTTTGAAGGTCGCCAAGGTAATGGCGGTCGTACCCATTTGGTGAGTCCAGCAATGGCAGCTGCTGCTGCAATTGAAGGTCACTTTGTTGACATTCGCAAGATTTCATAA
- the leuB gene encoding 3-isopropylmalate dehydrogenase, with protein MKIAVLPGDGIGPEIVAQAVRVLQALGPKFDLEEAPVGGAAYDVAGHPLPPATLELAKKADAILFGAVGDWKYDTLARELRPEQAILGLRKHLELFANFRPAICYPELTAASSLKPEIIGGLDILIVRELNGDIYFGQPRGIRTSELPLFKGAREGYDTMHYSEPEVERIGRVAFEAALKRGKKVCSVDKANVLETSQLWREVMIRVSKDYPDVELSHMYVDNAAMQLVKAPKAFDVVVTGNLFGDILSDEAAMLTGSIGMLPSASLDKNNKGLYEPSHGSAPDIAGKGVANPLATILSAAMMLRYSLGMALEADRIEKAVQKVLAQGLRTADIYTEGTQKVSTVQMGDAVVAALA; from the coding sequence ATGAAAATTGCAGTTCTCCCGGGCGATGGGATCGGCCCGGAAATCGTTGCTCAAGCCGTTCGCGTACTTCAAGCGTTAGGCCCAAAGTTTGACCTAGAGGAAGCCCCTGTCGGTGGAGCTGCTTATGACGTGGCTGGCCATCCTTTGCCACCAGCAACTTTAGAGTTGGCCAAAAAAGCAGATGCGATTTTATTTGGTGCTGTTGGTGACTGGAAATATGACACGCTTGCTCGTGAACTTCGTCCTGAGCAAGCGATCTTAGGGTTGCGTAAACACTTAGAGTTATTTGCTAACTTCAGACCAGCGATTTGCTATCCAGAACTCACAGCGGCTTCAAGCTTAAAGCCTGAAATTATTGGTGGGTTGGATATTTTGATCGTGCGTGAGCTCAACGGTGATATTTACTTTGGACAACCACGTGGTATTCGGACTTCAGAGTTGCCATTATTCAAAGGTGCGCGCGAAGGTTATGACACCATGCACTACAGTGAGCCAGAAGTAGAGCGTATTGGACGGGTTGCCTTTGAAGCAGCTCTCAAGCGCGGAAAAAAAGTGTGCAGCGTCGATAAAGCCAACGTATTAGAGACTTCACAGCTATGGCGTGAGGTGATGATTCGGGTTTCCAAAGACTATCCAGACGTGGAGTTATCCCATATGTATGTAGATAACGCCGCAATGCAATTGGTTAAAGCGCCCAAAGCCTTTGACGTGGTTGTAACTGGTAATCTCTTTGGCGATATTTTGTCTGATGAAGCAGCTATGTTGACCGGCTCAATTGGAATGCTACCTTCAGCCTCATTGGATAAGAACAACAAAGGCTTATATGAGCCAAGTCATGGATCTGCACCAGACATTGCTGGCAAAGGGGTTGCGAATCCTTTGGCAACCATTCTGTCTGCTGCAATGATGTTGCGTTATTCCTTGGGAATGGCTCTTGAGGCAGATCGAATTGAAAAAGCTGTGCAGAAAGTGCTGGCGCAAGGATTGCGTACTGCTGATATTTATACCGAAGGTACTCAAAAGGTATCTACCGTACAAATGGGTGATGCAGTAGTTGCAGCACTCGCTTAA
- the asd gene encoding aspartate-semialdehyde dehydrogenase → MANTKTPLVGLVGWRGMVGSVLMERMLAEKDFDLIEPVFFSTSQAGGEVPLLNGKKVTKSESTLQDANDVKALSRCDIILTCQGGDYTNEIFPKLRVAGWAGHWIDAASALRMKEDAVLVLDPVNRPVIDKALAAGGKNWIGSNCTVSLMMMAMGGLVKADMVEWISAMTYQAASGAGAQNMRELLLQMSALRDSVATELADPSSWILDIDRKVTETLRSADFPKKNFRNTALAGSLIPWIDVPVENGQTKEEWKGGAEFNKILGRPAFRTPGSIPIDGLCVRVGAMRCHSQGLTVKLKKDIPLKEIETILANDNQWVKVVPNDRETTERDLSPAAVSGTLTVPIGRLHKLAMGPEYLGAFTVGDQLLWGAAEPLRRMLRILLEH, encoded by the coding sequence ATGGCAAATACAAAGACACCATTGGTAGGTTTAGTTGGCTGGCGCGGTATGGTTGGTAGCGTTCTGATGGAACGCATGCTCGCCGAGAAAGACTTTGATCTCATCGAGCCCGTTTTCTTCAGCACTAGCCAAGCAGGTGGTGAAGTGCCTTTGCTGAACGGCAAAAAAGTCACCAAGAGTGAAAGCACTTTGCAAGATGCCAATGACGTCAAGGCATTGTCCCGTTGCGACATTATTTTGACTTGTCAGGGCGGTGACTATACCAATGAGATCTTCCCTAAGCTGCGCGTTGCGGGTTGGGCTGGCCACTGGATTGATGCTGCTAGCGCATTGCGCATGAAAGAAGATGCCGTATTGGTTCTTGATCCGGTCAATCGCCCGGTGATTGATAAAGCATTGGCTGCTGGTGGCAAAAACTGGATTGGTAGTAATTGCACAGTCAGTTTGATGATGATGGCCATGGGTGGCTTGGTGAAGGCTGACATGGTTGAATGGATTAGCGCCATGACCTATCAAGCAGCTTCTGGTGCTGGTGCACAGAATATGCGTGAGTTACTTTTGCAAATGAGTGCCTTGCGTGACAGCGTAGCTACAGAGTTGGCAGACCCATCATCATGGATCTTGGATATTGATCGTAAAGTGACTGAGACATTACGTTCAGCTGATTTTCCGAAAAAGAATTTCCGCAACACTGCTTTAGCTGGTAGCTTGATTCCGTGGATTGATGTGCCGGTTGAAAATGGTCAAACCAAAGAAGAGTGGAAGGGTGGCGCTGAGTTTAATAAGATCTTGGGACGTCCTGCATTCCGCACACCTGGCAGTATTCCAATTGATGGATTGTGTGTTCGTGTTGGCGCAATGCGCTGCCACTCACAAGGTTTGACAGTGAAGCTCAAGAAAGATATTCCTCTTAAGGAAATTGAAACCATCTTAGCCAATGACAACCAGTGGGTCAAAGTAGTCCCTAATGATCGCGAAACTACAGAGCGTGATTTATCTCCTGCAGCGGTGAGTGGCACTTTGACAGTACCGATCGGTCGTTTACATAAATTGGCGATGGGTCCTGAGTACCTTGGCGCATTTACCGTTGGCGATCAATTGCTATGGGGTGCTGCTGAGCCATTACGCCGTATGTTGCGCATCTTGCTCGAGCACTAA